The following proteins are co-located in the Rhea pennata isolate bPtePen1 chromosome 2, bPtePen1.pri, whole genome shotgun sequence genome:
- the CCT5 gene encoding T-complex protein 1 subunit epsilon: protein MSAMGTLAFDEYGRPFLILKDQERKTRLMGLEALKSHIMAAKAVANTLRTSLGPNGLDKMMVDKDGEVTVTNDGATILNMMDVDHQIAKLMVELSKSQDDEIGDGTTGVVVLAGALLEQAEQLLDRGIHPIRIADGYEQAARIAIEHLDKISDSFPVDPQNTEPLIQTAKTTLGSKVVNRCHRQMAEIAVNAVLTVADMERKDVDFELIKVQGKVGGRLEDTQLVKGVIVDKDFSHPQMPKELKDAKIAILTCPFEPPKPKTKHKLDVTSVEDYKALQKYEKEKFEEMVKQIKDTGANLAICQWGFDDEANHLLLQNELPAVRWVGGPEIELIAIATGGRIVPRFCELTAEKLGFAGVVREISFGTTKDKMLVIEQCQNSRAVTIFIRGGNKMIIEEAKRSLHDALCVIRNLVRDNRIVYGGGAAEISCALAVSEAADKCPSLEQYAMRAFADALEVIPMALSENSGMNPIQTMTEVRARQVKENNPALGIDCLQKGTNDMKQQHVIETLIGKKQQISLATQVVRMILKIDDIRRPGESEE from the exons ATGTCGGCTATGGGGACCCTGGCGTTTGATGAGTATGGGCGGCCTTTCCTCATCCTCAAGGACCAGGAGCGCAAGACGCGCCTCATGGGGCTCGAGGCGCTCAAG tCTCACATAATGGCAGCAAAGGCAGTGGCAAATACTCTGAGAACATCTCTTGGGCCCAATG GTTTGGATAAGATGATGGTGGACAAGGATGGTGAGGTGACTGTGACAAATGACGGTGCTACCATTCTGAATATGATGGATGTGGATCACCAGATAGCTAAGCTTATGGTGGAGCTGTCTAAATCGCAAGATGATGAGATTGGGGATGGAACTACGGGAGTTGTTG TTCTGGCTGGAGCATTACTGGAACAGGCGGAGCAGTTACTAGATCGTGGTATTCACCCCATCAGAATAGCAGATGGTTATGAACAGGCAGCTCGCATTGCTATTGAACATCTAGACAAAATCAGTGACAGCTTTCCAGTTGATCCGCAGAACACTGAACCTCTGATCCAGACAGCAAAGACAACTCTAGGCTCTAAAGT AGTTAACCGTTGTCACAGACAGATGGCAGAAATTGCTGTAAATGCTGTACTGACAGTAGCGGATATGGAACGCAAAGATGTTGATTTTGAGCTGATCAAAGTACAAGGGAAAGTGGGAGGCAGACTGGAAGATACACAATTGGTTAAAGGAGTGATTGTGGATAAAGATTTCAGTCATCCACAGATGCCTAAA gAGCTTAAAGATGCTAAAATTGCAATCCTCACTTGTCCATTTGAACCACCTAAGCCTAAAACCAAGCATAAGCTTGATGTAACATCTGTGGAAGATTATAAGGCGCTGCAGAAATACGAAAAGGAGAAATTTGAAGAGATGGTGAAACAG ATAAAGGACACTGGTGCAAACCTTGCTATTTGCCAGTGGGGTTTTGATGATGAGGCAAATCACTTGCTGCTTCAGAATGAGCTGCCTGCTGTTCGTTGGGTTGGTGGGCCTGAAATAGAA TTAATTGCCATTGCAACTGGTGGACGCATCGTTCCTCGCTTCTGTGAACTGACAGCAGAGAAGCTGGGTTTTGCTGGTGTTGTCAGAGAAATCTCCTTTGGAACaacaaaagataaaatgctTGTCATTGAACAGTGTCAGAATTCTAGAGCTGTGACCATTTTCATtagaggaggaaataaaatg aTTATTGAAGAAGCCAAACGATCTCTTCATGATGCGCTGTGTGTAATCCGCAATCTTGTTCGTGATAATCGGATTGTATATGGTGGTGGTGCAGCTGAAATTTCTTGTGCTTTGGCTGTCAGTGAAGCAGCAGATAAG tGTCCATCTTTGGAACAGTATGCTATGAGAGCTTTTGCGGATGCCCTGGAGGTAATTCCTATGGCACTTTCTGAGAACAGTGGTATGAATCCAATACAGACTATGACTGAAGTGCGGGCTAgacaagtgaaagaaaataatcctgCTCTCGGCATTGATTGTTTGCAGAAGGGAACAAATG ATatgaagcagcagcatgttATAGAAACCTTGATTGGTAAGAAACAACAGATTTCCCTGGCTACTCAAGTTGTTAGAATGATTCTGAAGATTGATGATATCCGTAGACCAGGAGAATCTGAGGAGTGA
- the ATPSCKMT gene encoding ATP synthase subunit C lysine N-methyltransferase, with product MSKALQSKSPPPGEPPSSKDNSGRRSWGLLITGGVGGTLVALYAIATPFVMPALRKVCLPFIPATSTQIENVLKMLQNRSGSLVDIGSGDGRIVIAAAKRGFKAVGYELNPWLVWYSRYHAWRDGVHQNTKFYISDLWKVSFSHYTNVVVFGVPQMMPQLKKKLEEELECNARIIACRFPFPCWIPDHTTGEGIDTVWAYDLKANRHETKSLEMTARTEF from the exons ATGTCGAAAGCGCTGCAGAGCAAGAGCCCCCCACCGGGCGAGCCTCCGAGCTCTAAGGACAACTCAGGAAGAAGGAGCTGGGGGCTGTTGATCACTGGTGGCGTTGGTGGGACCTTGGTGGCTTTGTATGCTATTGCCACCCCATTCGTAATGCCAGCGCTGAGAAAAGTTTGCCTGCCTTTCATTCCTGCGACTTCAACTCAGATTGAAAATGTCCTGAAAATGCTACAGAACAGAAGTGGTTCTCTGGTTGACATCGGTAGTGGGGATGGCCGTATT gTGATAGCTGCTGCAAAAAGGGGATTCAAAGCTGTTGGTTATGAATTAAATCCCTGGTTAGTCTGGTACTCCAGGTATCATGCCTGGAGAGATGGGGTACATCAGAACAccaaattttatatttcagactTATGGAAG gtTTCTTTTTCCCATTATACAAATGTCGTTGTTTTTGGGGTACCTCAAATG ATGCCACAGTTGAAGAAGAAGCTAGAAGAAGAACTTGAGTGTAATGCCAGAATAATTGCCTGTcgttttcctttcccttgctggaTTCCAGATCATACTACTGGAGAGGGAATAGACACTGTGTGGGCCTATGATCTGAAAGCTAACAGACATGAAACAAAATCCTTGGAAATGACAGCAAGGACAGAATTCTGA